One window of the Syngnathus typhle isolate RoL2023-S1 ecotype Sweden linkage group LG21, RoL_Styp_1.0, whole genome shotgun sequence genome contains the following:
- the myf6 gene encoding myogenic factor 6 gives MPRQRRWSKHTPRRHRRNMMDLFETNAYLFSDLRYLDESEHGALQHLDMAGVSPLYRAADEDSPPSPGRDRTASETGEDSGDEEHVLAPPGLRAHCEGRCLMWACKVCKRKSAPADRRKAATLRERRRLKKINEAFDALKKKTVANPNLRLPKVAILRSAIGYIERLQELLHGLDEQDRSAERDAAIASATHWKKSCETWTDAADHSGDGSANPREGSGESSASCSLLRLSSIVDSISSGGLAAASEK, from the exons ATGCCACGCCAGCGGCGCTGGAGCAAGCACACGCCGCGTCGCCACCGCCGCAACATGATGGACCTTTTCGAGACCAACGCGTACCTCTTCAGCGATTTGCGCTACTTGGACGAGAGCGAACATGGCGCGCTGCAGCACCTGGACATGGCGGGCGTGTCGCCGCTGTACCGCGCCGCCGACGAGGACAGCCCGCCGTCGCCCGGCCGGGACCGGACGGCGTCCGAGACGGGCGAGGACAGCGGCGACGAGGAACACGTGCTGGCGCCGCCCGGCCTGCGGGCCCACTGCGAGGGCCGCTGCCTGATGTGGGCCTGCAAGGTGTGCAAGAGGAAGTCGGCGCCCGCCGACCGCCGCAAGGCCGCCACGCTGCGCGAGCGCCGGCGCCTCAAAAAGATCAACGAGGCTTTCGACGCGCTCAAGAAGAAGACGGTGGCCAACCCCAACCTGAGGCTGCCCAAGGTGGCCATCTTGCGCAGCGCCATCGGCTACATCGAGAGGCTGCAGGAGCTCCTGCACGGCCTGGACGAGCAGGACCGCTCCGCTGAACGAGACGCT GCGATCGCTTCGGCAACCCATTGGAAAAAATCCTGCGAGACCTGGACCGACGCGGCCGACCATTCCGGCGACGGATCGGCGAACCCGAGGGAAG GGTCCGGCGAGTCGTCGGCGTCCTGCAGCCTGCTGCGTCTGTCCTCCATCGTGGACAGCATCAGCAGCGGCGGCCTTGCCGCCGCTTCGGAAAAATAA